In one window of Erythrolamprus reginae isolate rEryReg1 chromosome 1, rEryReg1.hap1, whole genome shotgun sequence DNA:
- the GPR132 gene encoding probable G-protein coupled receptor 132 encodes MGISSMCNSTDLPFEESRELLIVVYSLIFAIALPANCLTAFVTLVQIYRKNITAIYLFGLSLCNIMYLSTLPLWVIYVKNGHQWNMGRPSCLVTGYIFFCNIYISILLLCCISIDHYKAVVRALESRGKCFRSQRTATIVTVSFFAIVAAIYCPVFFNRNIEKEGIKTCFETPLDTNLALYNISRFFLGFLIPLGLLLFTNYRIFQSIKTSLSLKPDQKVKVRNVAIAINAVFVLCFAPYHFVLLVRAILFFRHRDQVCTFEKNIYTTSVIFLCFSTAKSIADPFLYVLASENVRREMSRACRACGVHSSDSSQ; translated from the coding sequence ATGGGTATCAGCAGCATGTGCAATTCCACGGACCTGCCCTTCGAAGAAAGCCGCGAGCTCCTGATTGTCGTGTACAGCCTCATTTTTGCCATAGCCCTGCCGGCTAACTGCCTAACTGCTTTTGTGACACTCGTGCAAATTTACAGGAAAAATATCACAGCCATCTACCTGTTTGGCCTGTCCCTGTGCAACATTATGTACCTGAGCACCCTTCCCCTGTGGGTTATCTATGTGAAAAACGGCCATCAATGGAATATGGGGAGACCGTCGTGCCTGGTGACTGGATATATCTTTTTCTGCAACATCTACATCAGCATTCTTCTGCTGTGCTGCATTTCTATCGATCACTACAAGGCTGtggtacgtgccctggaaagCAGAGGGAAATGCTTCAGGTCCCAAAGGACTGCTACGATAGTCACAGTCTCCTTCTTTGCCATCGTTGCTGCAATCTATTGCCCTGTGTTTTTCAACAGAAACATTGAGAAAGAAGGCATAAAAACGTGCTTCGAAACCCCTCTTGATACCAACTTGGCCCTTTACAACATCAGCCGGTTCTTCCTGGGATTTCTCATCCCTTTGGGGCTCCTGCTTTTCACAAACTACAGGATTTTTCAAAGTATTAAGACCAGCCTCAGCCTCAAACCGGACCAGAAGGTTAAAGTGAGAAACGTGGCCATTGCCATCAATGCTgtatttgtactgtgctttgcgcCTTACCATTTTGTGCTCCTGGTCAGAGCCATTCTCTTCTTTCGCCACCGAGATCAGGTATGCACCTTTGAGAAGAACATATACACAACTTCTGTGATCTTCCTGTGCTTTTCCACAGCCAAGAGCATTGCAGATCCATTCCTCTATGTGCTGGCTAGTGAAAATGTCAGGCGTGAGATGTCCCGCGCATGTAGAGCGTGTGGAGTTCATTCGTCAGATTCATCCCAGTGA
- the CDCA4 gene encoding cell division cycle-associated protein 4 encodes MGEEEGLHQAPLLDTMFVRGLKRKCIEGEDDIEGSFTGFKAIPSYNLQRQSLLDMSLVKLQLCHMLVEPNLYRSVLIANTVRQIQEEMTQDGSWQMISPQSTGPASLDRLVSTDILCRSSKEQTEEKLAQEYSGFSKNFEDTQSQENVDLLRPAVLQASRSLQGNMWEMDSIPENRVNFHKSSIDQIFETLETKTSDAVEDLFSEVDSSYYNLDTVLTGMMGNTKMGHCDVLETFPQGATNSNSNCKSDLNELDHFVEILVES; translated from the exons atgggagaagaggaaggactgCATCAAGCACCGTTATTG GACACAATGTTTGTACGTGGACTAAAGAGGAAATGTATTGAAGGTGAAGATGATATTGAAGGAAGTTTTACTGGCTTTAAAGCTATTCCTTCGTATAACCTTCAGCGCCAGTCACTGCTAGACATGTCATTGGTAAAACTTCAGCTCTGCCACATGCTTGTTGAACCTAACCTGTATCGTTCAGTGCTTATAGCCAACACAGTACGGCAGATCCAAGAAGAAATGACTCAAGATGGAAGTTGGCAGATGATAAGTCCTCAGAGTACAGGACCAGCCTCTCTGGACCGTCTTGTTTCAACAGATATTCTCTGTCGTTCTTCCAAAGAGCAAACTGAAGAAAAGCTTGCTCAAGAATATAGTGGTTTCTCTAAGAATTTTGAGGACACACAATCACAAGAGAATGTAGACCTCTTAAGGCCTGCTGTACTACAAGCATCCAGAAGCTTGCAGGGAAACATGTGGGAGATGGATAGCATTCCAGAAAATAGAGTAAACTTCCATAAGTCGTCAATTGATCAAATATTTGAAACCTTAGAAACTAAAACTTCTGATGCTGTTGAAGATCTTTTTTCCGAAGTTGACAGTTCTTATTACAATCTTGATACTGTATTAACAGGAATGATGGGCAATACAAAAATGGGACACTGTGATGTTCTTGAAACCTTTCCTCAAGGAGCCACAAATTCTAATTCTAACTGTAAGTCTGATCTTAATGAGCTTGATCATTTTGTAGAGATTCTGGTTGAATCTTGA